Sequence from the Maribellus comscasis genome:
CCCATTGTTTTATTTCTGCAATTACCTCTTCTATAGGATAGGCAACCTGCACCGGCATTAAATTTTTACGTTCGTTATCAAAAGGGGTGTGTAAACTCACTGCCAAATGAGCTTCGCTTTGTTCGAGGAATGTGAGCATCCCGGGAATAATTCCGATGGTTGAAACCGTTATCCGGCGCGGACTCATGGCAAATCCCCATTCAGAAGTCAGGATTTCAATACTTTTTAAAACTTCCTTCAGATTATCAAAAGGTTCACCCATTCCCATGTATACAATGTTTGTTACCTCTCCTGCTTCTTCAATGCTTTTTATCTGATTTACAATTTCGCCTGCCGATAACTGTCCCTGGAAACCTTGTTTGGCGGTGAAACAAAAGAGGCATCCCATTTTGCAGCCCACCTGCGAACTAACGCAAACGGTTTTTCTATCGCGTTCAGGGATCATTGCTGTCTCAATAAATTTATTTTGAATTGTAGGGAAAAGGTATTTTTTTGTTCCGTCGGTACTTGCCTGAATTTTTGTAGGCGAAATCAGTCCGAATTCGTATTTCTCATTTAATATCTCGCGGGCTTTTTTTGAAAGATTCGTCATCTCATCAATCGATGAAATTTCCTTTTTGTAAAGCCAGTCAGCGATTTGTTTTCCCGTAAATTTAGGTAATCCTAAACTGCTCACAAGTTCCTGTAGTTCAATTAATGTTTTTCCAAAAAGGCTTTCTTTCATTCCTAAATTTTTTGCAAAGATAATGAGCGTCTGTTATTTCAACGAGTAAACACAAAGAAATCCGGATTTCTGTAATCAGGGCAACCGGTTGTTTTGGTTATCACAGAAATTTTATGTCAGCGATTTTACAAATTCCGGAGCTTTCCTGTGTTTTGTAGCCTGTTCAAATGCATAGGCCAGTTTAAGTAGTTTGGGTTCACTCCAGGCTTCGGCAAAAAATGATACACCAATTGGTAAACCATGCACGTATCCTGCAGGAACAGTAATATTTGGATATCCGGATATTGCAGCAGGTGATGAACTTCCCCCTCCAAAATGATCACCATTTACCCAGTCTATGGTCCAGCTTGGGCCATTTGTTGGCGCAATGATTGCATCCAGGTTGTATTTTTTTAACACAGCATCAATCCCTTCCTTGCCTGCCAGACGTTTTGATTCCTCCAAAGCATCCAGGTACTCTTTTTCATTCAAATCACCCTTTTTTTCAGCTTCCTCAAAAATTTCCTGTTCAAACCAAGGCATCTCTTTCGCTGCATTTTCCGAATTGAATTTTATTAAATCGGCTAAATTTTTTGGTTTCGCATTTGAATGACCTTGCAGGTATTTATTCAAATCAGCTTTAAACTCGTATAAAAGTACCTGGTATGAGGGGCGTCCCGTTTTCCGGCTGTTTTCAAATTCAAACTCTACGACTTCAGTGCCGTTTTCCTGCAGGGTGCGATACACTTGTTTTATAATTTCATCTACATCTTTGTTAAACCCCATCATATTGGTGGCAACTCCAATTCTTGCTCCCTGTAATCCGTTTTTGTCCAGAAATTGCGTGTAGTCCGAAAATATTTCACCTTTCCCCAAGTGATTTTCTGCGTCTTCTGGGTCAAATTCCGCCAATGCTCCCAACAAAGTGGCAGCATCTTTTACTGTGCGGGTCATTGGCCCCGCTGTGTCCTGACTGTGAGCAATAGGAATAATTCCGTTTCTGCTCCACATTCCCAGTGTTGGTTTTATTCCAACGATTCCGTTGATTCCGGAAGGACAAACGATTGACCCGTTGGTTTCTGTGCCAATACCAATTGCACACAGATTGCCGGAAACGGCTGCACCGGTTCCCGAACTCGAACCACAGGGACTTCGGTCGAGACAAAACGGGTTTCTTACTTGTCCGCCTCTGCCGCTCCAGCCACTTGATGAGTTGGAGGAGCGGAAATTTGCCCACTCACTGAGGTTGGTTTTTCCCAGCAAAACGGCTCCGGCTTCTCTCAGTTTTTTAACTATAAAGGCATCTTTTTCGGCAATATTTCCTTCCAAAGCCAGCGAACCTGCTGTGGTTTGCATTTTGTCTGCGGTGTCAATATTGTCTTTGATTACAATTGGTATTCCATGTAAGGGCCCGCGAACAGTTCCGTTTTTCCGTTCTTCGTCAAGTAGAGTTGCTATTTCCAGTGCATCCGGATTCAACTCAATTATCGACTTAAGAACCGGATCAACTTCGTTAATTCGATCGAGATATTTTTGACAAATTTCCATCGAAGTCAGTTCTCCTGAAGCCATCTTTTTCTGAAGGTCATCTATGGTTATTTCGTTGAAATCAAAGAATGTAAAATTTCTTTCTGTCTCTTTCGCCTGCCTTTCCGGCTGACAGCCTGCAAAACCGCTCACTGCTATAACAGAGCTGCTTAATGCTGCGGTTTTAAAAAAGTTTCGCCTTTTCATGTTATTCTTTTTTATACCTCATGACAAATTAAAAAGAACTTTCTGAAATTCAAGCGGAAATACAGGAATAAAAAAAGAGATACCGCAAATGGCTCTCTTTTTTTATTTAAAATATTTGTTCAGTTATCTTTTGGAATACTGGTTTTCGTAATATTTCTGGTAGTCACCTGATGTTACATTTTTCATCCATTCGACGTTTTTCAGATACCAGTCGATGGTTTTTTCAATACCCTCTTCAAACTGAAGCGACGGTTCCCATCCCAGTTCGTTTTTAATTTTTGTCGCATCAATTGCGTAGCGCAAATCGTGCCCGGCTCGATCTTTTACAAAGGTTATAAGTTTTTCTGATTCACCTTCCTCCCGTCCCAGTTTTTTATCCATAACACGGCACATAACACGGATGAGGTCGATATTTTTCCATTCATTGAATCCACCAATATTGTAGGTTTCTCCGATTTTTCCCTTGTGGAAAATCACATCGATTGCCCGGGCATGATCGACTACCCAAAGCCAGTCGCGCACATTTTCACCTTTCCCGTATACCGGAAGCGGCTTTTTATTTTTTATGTTATTGATAAAAAGTGGAATAAGCTTTTCTGGAAACTGGTAAGAGCCATAATTGTTTGAACAGTTTGAAATTACAGCCGGAACACCAAAGGTGTCGTTGTAAGCGCGCACAAAATGGTCGGAGCTTGCTTTTGACGCAGAATAAGGACTGTGTGGATCGTAACGGGTTTCTTCGGTAAACATACCCTCATCACTCAAGGAACCGTAGACTTCATCGGTAGAAATATGATAGAATTTTTTACCTGAAAAATCATCCTTCCAAATGTGCTTGGCTGCGTTTAACAGGTTTACAGTTCCGATTACATTTGTATAAACAAACTCGGTAGGGTTTGATATAGAACGGTCGACATGCGATTCGGCAGCCAGATGAATTACACCGTCAAACTGTTTTTCCTCAAATAATTTCAGGATAAAATCTCCGTCAACAATGTCGCCTTTTACAAACTCGTAATTTGGCTTGTCTTCTATGTCTTTCAAATTGGCAAGGTTTCCGGCATATGTTAACTTGTCGAGATTAACAATATTATATTCCGGATATTTTTCCACAAACAGGCGAACAACATGTGATCCGATAAATCCGGCGCCGCCTGTAACTAGTAAATTTTTCATTTGTAAAGGGTATTTAAATTCGTTCAAAAATAGGCAATTAAAAATAAAAGGCTTTTCCAAAACGGAAAAACCTTTTTTAATTTATGCTAAATACTTCTTTCTTGTATTCAAAAAATGTTTATTCGATCTCCCGCACTCGTTTCTCCCAATTCCAGGCAGAGAGCAACGTTTCTTCCAAACCTTTTTCTGCTTTCCAGCCAAGTTCATCATTGGCGTAAGTAGTGTCGGCCCAAATTTTTTCTACATCCCCGGCACGACGGTCAACAATTTTATAATTCAGTTTTATTCCTGTTGCCTTTTCAAAACCTTTTACTACCTGAAGTACTGATAATCCTTCACCTGTTCCAAGATTAAAAACCTCATAATTAGCTTTGTTTTTTTCTTTTAGTAAACGTTCAATGGCTACAACATGTGCTTTTGCGAGGTCAACAACATTGATGTAGTCGCGAACAGCTGAACCGTCAGTTGTATCGTAGTCGTTGCCAAAAACTTTCAGCTCACCGCGAAGCCCGGCCGCCGATTGCGTGATAAACGGCACAAGGTTTTGAGGAACTCCCAAAGGAAGTTCACCAATTAATGCCGACGGGTGAGCGCCAATTGGGTTAAAATAGCGCAACGCAATACCTTTTAGCTGCGGATAAGCAGCAATCGAATCGCGTAAAATATCTTCATTTACCCTTTTGGTATTTCCGTATGGCGATTCGGCATCTTTTCGTGGTGTTTGTTCTGTTACCGGTAAAACATCGGGCTGTCCGTAAACCGTACACGACGATGAAAAAACAATATTTGGAATCTCATATTTTAACTGGCAATCCAGAATATTAATCAGCGATACCAGATTGTTTCTGTAATAGTGTAACGGGATTTGTACCGACTCCCCAACTGCTTTTGATGCTGCAAAATGGATAATTGCATCAATATTCTGATTTTTATTAAAAAAATCGTCGGTTTTTTGGGTGTCTGCAAGATTAAACTGTTCAAATTGAGGTTTTTTACCTGTGATTTTTTCGATATTATCTAAAACATCAATTCCCGAATTTGAAAGATCATCAACAATAATGACCTCGAAACCTGCATTTTGGAGTTCAACAACTGTGTGTGAGCCAATATAACCGGTGCCTCCTGTAACTAAAATTGTTTGTGCCATTTGTAAAATATTTGAAGAACAAAAATAGGAAATAAATTACACTCCAGGGGCAATTTTTATGGGGAAGAAAGGAGGTTTATAGAAACTTAATTTTGCTTTTTTAATTTCAACTGAAATGTTTTGTATAATTTTACATTCCAAAACAAATTGAAGTGAATTTAGGACCTTTTTTATACGAACTTTTACTTGATAATGAAACGGTTATCATTCCTGGTTTCGGAGCGTTTATTTCGAATTATAAACCGGCAGAGATTGACAAGGAGACCGGTAAAATTGTTCCCCCATCGAAGGAAATAACTTTTAATCAGAATGTTAGAAATAACGATGGTTTGCTGGTTGGTTATGTTTCAAAAAAACAGTCGGTTTCGCATTTTGATGCCCTTCGGATAATTGAAAAAGAGCGTGAAAATATTATTTATCAGCTCGATAAAGGTGAAAAGATAGTTCTTGAGGAGATTGGATATCTTTTAAGAAATGAACGGGATGAGATAGATTTTGAAGCCGCTATTCACGAAAATCTGCTGTTGGATTCATTTGGTTTGGAATCGATATCTTTTGAAGAGGAAGAAGAAGCTGAAATAGTGCATGTTTCTGAAATTCCTGAAATTCAGGCGGAAGAAGAGAGAGAAGTTGAATCTGATGTTTCGGAACAAAATGAAATAGTCGGGAGTAATGACGAAGAATTGACTGATGAGTCGGAAACGGAAGATGAAAAAACTGTCGACGCAGTTATTGCCGGAGAAGAAGTTGAAGAAAAAGAGATAGAATCGACTTTTGCGGAGCCTGAAGAACCGGATGAAAATGAGTTCGCGGAAAATAGGGAAGAAGTTACAAGTCAGAATTTTCAGGGTGCTGAAACTGTTGCCGAAGACCAAAAGGTTGATGAGATAATTGAACAGGAAAAGATTGAGGAGCCCGAGCCGGAAGAAGAAGAGGAACTGGTTTTGGAAGATCAGCCGGAAGAAAAACGGAAAAAGCAAAGCTGGCTGTGGTTTTTGTTGATTTTTATTCCGTTGATCGGAGCCGGACTCTACCTTAGCAAGGATAAACTTTTCCCTGACAGATCCTATAAAATTGTTCTGCAGGAAGACACAGCTGAAAATACTTCGGAATTGGAGGAAAATGTACCGCCGTTGGATACCGCTGTAAAAGATTCAGCACAAGAAAAACTGGTGGATTCTGTGGATTCATCATTAACAGAGAGCGTTCCTGCAGAGGTTGCCGATACAGGAAAGTCAAAATTTTACCTGGTTGGCGGGAGTTTCAAAGAGCAGGAAAACGTGGATAAGTTTATGGAGCAATTTGATGCCGAGGGCTATAAACCATTTCTTCTGGGGAAAAGAGGGAACTTTTTTATTGTTGCAATCGGTACTTATTCAACAGAAAGAGAAGCTGTTCTTGCCAGAGATACTTTTATGGAAAAAAATCCTGATTCAGGGATCTGGGTTTTTGAAGATAAATCTGAATAAACCAATTGTCGTGCATTTTGGTGTTTGATTGTTCTCACCCGGGGATGATTGTGATTCAAAACATTTTGTCAAAAATAGGATTTGTTTTACAGATCTGAACAAAAGCTGTAATTTTAGAATCAGATTTTTAAACCAGTAAACCTTTTAAAATATGTTAGATTTAGGATTTGTCAGCGCCATTCTTGCTGAAAAAAGCTTTGAAGAAGTAATAGAATTTGCCTCTCACAATCAGTTTAAATGTGTGGAAATTATGTGTTGGCCCAAAGGGAAGGCAGAACGCCGTTATGCTGGTGTTACACACATAAATGTTGATGACACTGACGATGAAAAAGCGGTAGAAATAAAGTCAGTTTTGGAAAAGAATAACGTTTATATTTCCGGGTTGGGCTACTACCCCAATCCGCTGGATGCTGATAAAAGCCAGGCTGATGTTTATATTGAACACATTAAAAAGGTAATTCGCACTGCGGCTAAATTGGGTATTCCGGTTGTGAATACATTTGTTGGCCGCGATCCGCAGAAAAGTGTGGAGGAAAATCTGGATAAGTTTGCAGAAGTGTGGCCGGCAGTAATTAAGGTAGCGGAAGAGAACGATGTAAAAGTAGGAATCGAAAACTGCCCGATGTTGTTTACCCGCGATGAATGGCCCGGAGGTAAAAACCTGGCAACTACTCCAGCCATTTGGAAAAAAATGTTTGAAATAATTCCGAGCCCCAATTTTGGGTTGAATTACGATCCTTCGCATTTGGTTTGGATGCAAATGGACGAGGTAAAACCCATTTACGATTTTAGTGACAAGCTTTTCCATATTCATTTAAAAGATGTAAAAGTTTTTCGTGATAAATTAAACGAAGTTGGAATAATGGCCTACCCGCTTGATTATCATTCTCCAAAAATACCAGGTTTGGGAGATGTTGACTGGCGGGGCTTTTTCTCGGCACTTACCTCTGTAAAATATCGCGGCCCGGTTTGTATAGAGGTAGAAGACAAAGCTTTTGAAGGATCTGAAGAGGATATTCAAAGTGCCATACTTACTGCCCGGAATTATTTAAAACAGTTCCTCGCCTGATAAATAATCAATAGGTATTGAACCCGCAGATCTGCTCAACAGGTTTGCGGATTTTTTTGCGCAGTTTGTAGTCTTTAGGCGGGTATCCCAAAGTAATTACCAAGCCTACTTTTCTTTTTTTTGGGATGTTGAGTAGTTTTTTGATTTTCTTTTCGTCGAACCAACCTAAAATGCAGGTTCCTAATTCCAGTTCTGCGGCTTGCAAGCAAAAATGGTCAGCGGCGATACCGATATCGTATTGTGCGTATTCCTGATTTTTTACTTTCCCTCCGAGTTGTGCAATCAGTTTTGCTTTTTCGATTACCAAAACAGCTATAACCGGCGCCTCAACTGCAAATTTATTAAATGAAATGGCTTTGCTGAATGTGGCTTTGGCTACTTTATTTTTGAGCTCCGGATTGTTAACAATAATTAGCTTCCATGGTTGCGAGTTACATGCCGAGGGAGCGATGTGTACTGCTTCAATCAATTGTTCTGTTTTTTCTTTTTCAACAGGCTTGTCGCTGTATTTTCGAACGCTTTGCCGTAGATTAACCAATTCCCGAAAGTCCATTTTTTTTTTGTTTAAGCGAACAAAATTAAGCTATTTTTAAAAATATCCCTTCTTTCCAAACCCTCAAATAAAACAATCGTAAAAGAGCACAATAGCAGAAATTGAAATCCCGGTTATTTTTTTGAATTATTCATCTTAAAACTAAATCTTATGACAGACAGTGTTTATAAAGTAATTGAATTGGTCGGAAGTAGTTCTGAATCGTGGGAAAAGGCAGCACAGAATGCGATAGCACTGGCCTCCGAATCTTTACGTGACCTTAGAATTGCGGAAGTGGTACAAATGGATATGCATATTCATGAAGGAAAAATTAAGTATTACCGAACAAAACTAAAAGTGTCCTTTAAATATGAAGGATAGGGAAAATGCTTAGAGCCGGAAGATATTCCGGCTTTTTTGTAATTGTATCTGCTGACATATTCCACTGTTTAATGGCAGTTTCAAATTTATTAAGAATTTTACTAACTTAGTGGAAATCAACATTAGTAAACCTAAAGAATCATCTAAAATGAAACGAAGAAAATTTATAAGAAACAGCGCTCTTGGAAGTTTGGCGTTAACTATTCCTGCAATCCGGAGTTTTGGGAAGAACTTTTCTGCCTCATATGAATTACCAAAACGGGTATTGGGAAAAACAGGAGAGAAACTTTCGGTCATCGGTTTTGGTGGAATAATGCTGAACAATAACCCACAGGATTTTGCCAATGAACTTGTGGCAAAAGCTTACGAACTGGGAGTGAACTATTATGATGTAGCTCCGGGCTACGGAACTGCACAGGAACGCCTCGGGCCGGCATTAAAACCTTATCGCAAAAATTGTTTTTTGGCGTGCAAGACTCATGACAGAACAGCAAAAGGAGCGCAAAATGAATTGGAAGATTCGTTGCGAAAACTGGAAACGGATCATTTTGATTTGTATCAATTGCATGCGTTAAGTTCAGTTGAAGAAGTGGAGCAGGTATTTGGTGCAAATGGTGCGATGGAGACATTTGTGAAAGCCAAAAAAGAGGGAAAAGTAAAACATCTCGGTTTTTCTGCTCACTCGGTAGATGCTGCAATGCTGGCAATGAAAAATTTTGATTTTGATTCGATTTTATTTCCGATAAATTTTGCCTGCTGGAATGCCGGAAACTTTGGTCCTCAGGTTTTTGAAGAAGCAGAAAAACGTGGTATGGGAATATTGGCTTTAAAAGCAATGGCATTGACCCGATTGGGTGAAGGGGAGGAAAAAGTATTTAAGAATGTTTGGTATAAACCCATTCAGGATGAAGAAGTAATGAGAATGGCGTTAAAGTATACTCTTTCAAAAAATATAACCGCTGCAGTGCCTCCCGGTAAAAATACATTGTTTTTGAAAGCATTGGAATTTATGAATGGATATGTGCCAATAACAGATAACGAAACAAAAAAATTATTGGCACTGGCAAAGGAAACAAAACCAGTTTTTATGCACGCTTAAGATATTTCATTTTTTTATTAAAAGTCATTCAATAGTTTTTGGATTGAGTGACTTTTTTTATTGTATCTGTATGCTGTCATTTCTGTCCCAGTAGTAATTCCATTTTTTCATATACTCATTTCCGGGTAAAAACTGGTCGTTTGTTTTTGTAAGCCAGTCCTGTAATTGTTCATCCAAATCCGACTCAATAAATTTGTATTCATCCAAGCCCAGCAGGTTATTCATTTGATAGGGGTCTAAAACATTGTCGTACAACAACCAGGGGCCATTTAAATCGCGAACATAGGTGAACCGTTCGGTTCGGACACCACGGTATTCTCTTCCCCCTCTGGCATAATTCCACTGATGAAAAGGAACAGGACATTGAATAAGCACTGATTCGCTCTCTGGTTTCTCCTCACCTGAAATTATTTTTGAATAGTCCTTTCCTTCTACTGTTTCCGGTATCTCAATGCCAGACAATCCAAGTAACGTAGGTAAGATATCGGGCGTGTTTACCGGTGCTTCAATTACTTTCTGTCCGTCACCAAATTTTTCAGGATATCTCAGGAGAAATGGAACCATCAGCGATTCGTCCCATGGCTGCTGTTTTTTTACGTTGCCATGCGAATAAAGCATATCTCCGTGATCGGAGGTAAATATAAAAATGGTGTTTTCTTTGATACCGCTGTTTTCCGTTTCGACAAGTAGATCTTTTAAACAATCGTCAAGTGCTGCCATGTGTGCATAATATCCGGCAATCTCGGTTTTCGCTTTTTCCCGGAGTTCTTCAGGGACATTGGGGCGAATATCAATATCTTCGGGAGAATACATTTGCCGGTATTTCTCCGGAGCCGTTTGGTAAGGTGCGTGTGGTGGTCCCCATGAAAGCATGAGCAAAAATGGTTTCTCTCCTTTTGATTTTTCTTTGATATATTTAATGGCAGATTTTGTTTGAGCAATGGCATCGTACCCCTCCCATTTTAATTGCTCGGGCGAATCTTCATAATAAAATGAATTGTTGTAGTCGTGCGTACATTCCAACACCTGCCAGAAATCAAATC
This genomic interval carries:
- the galE gene encoding UDP-glucose 4-epimerase GalE — encoded protein: MAQTILVTGGTGYIGSHTVVELQNAGFEVIIVDDLSNSGIDVLDNIEKITGKKPQFEQFNLADTQKTDDFFNKNQNIDAIIHFAASKAVGESVQIPLHYYRNNLVSLINILDCQLKYEIPNIVFSSSCTVYGQPDVLPVTEQTPRKDAESPYGNTKRVNEDILRDSIAAYPQLKGIALRYFNPIGAHPSALIGELPLGVPQNLVPFITQSAAGLRGELKVFGNDYDTTDGSAVRDYINVVDLAKAHVVAIERLLKEKNKANYEVFNLGTGEGLSVLQVVKGFEKATGIKLNYKIVDRRAGDVEKIWADTTYANDELGWKAEKGLEETLLSAWNWEKRVREIE
- a CDS encoding sugar phosphate isomerase/epimerase family protein; amino-acid sequence: MLDLGFVSAILAEKSFEEVIEFASHNQFKCVEIMCWPKGKAERRYAGVTHINVDDTDDEKAVEIKSVLEKNNVYISGLGYYPNPLDADKSQADVYIEHIKKVIRTAAKLGIPVVNTFVGRDPQKSVEENLDKFAEVWPAVIKVAEENDVKVGIENCPMLFTRDEWPGGKNLATTPAIWKKMFEIIPSPNFGLNYDPSHLVWMQMDEVKPIYDFSDKLFHIHLKDVKVFRDKLNEVGIMAYPLDYHSPKIPGLGDVDWRGFFSALTSVKYRGPVCIEVEDKAFEGSEEDIQSAILTARNYLKQFLA
- a CDS encoding nitroreductase family protein encodes the protein MDFRELVNLRQSVRKYSDKPVEKEKTEQLIEAVHIAPSACNSQPWKLIIVNNPELKNKVAKATFSKAISFNKFAVEAPVIAVLVIEKAKLIAQLGGKVKNQEYAQYDIGIAADHFCLQAAELELGTCILGWFDEKKIKKLLNIPKKRKVGLVITLGYPPKDYKLRKKIRKPVEQICGFNTY
- a CDS encoding aldo/keto reductase, translated to MKRRKFIRNSALGSLALTIPAIRSFGKNFSASYELPKRVLGKTGEKLSVIGFGGIMLNNNPQDFANELVAKAYELGVNYYDVAPGYGTAQERLGPALKPYRKNCFLACKTHDRTAKGAQNELEDSLRKLETDHFDLYQLHALSSVEEVEQVFGANGAMETFVKAKKEGKVKHLGFSAHSVDAAMLAMKNFDFDSILFPINFACWNAGNFGPQVFEEAEKRGMGILALKAMALTRLGEGEEKVFKNVWYKPIQDEEVMRMALKYTLSKNITAAVPPGKNTLFLKALEFMNGYVPITDNETKKLLALAKETKPVFMHA
- a CDS encoding dodecin family protein encodes the protein MTDSVYKVIELVGSSSESWEKAAQNAIALASESLRDLRIAEVVQMDMHIHEGKIKYYRTKLKVSFKYEG
- a CDS encoding sulfatase family protein, whose product is MNKSAYFIFFLFTAFILGCNPEKQEKPNIIFVFADQWRAQDLGYMGNTIVKTPSIDRLAEESVVFKNAISGCPVCCPYRASLLTGQYPLTNGVFYNDKPLNPEANTIAKIYKKAGYETGYIGKWHLNGHEPGEETFEARLKFIPKERRQGFDFWQVLECTHDYNNSFYYEDSPEQLKWEGYDAIAQTKSAIKYIKEKSKGEKPFLLMLSWGPPHAPYQTAPEKYRQMYSPEDIDIRPNVPEELREKAKTEIAGYYAHMAALDDCLKDLLVETENSGIKENTIFIFTSDHGDMLYSHGNVKKQQPWDESLMVPFLLRYPEKFGDGQKVIEAPVNTPDILPTLLGLSGIEIPETVEGKDYSKIISGEEKPESESVLIQCPVPFHQWNYARGGREYRGVRTERFTYVRDLNGPWLLYDNVLDPYQMNNLLGLDEYKFIESDLDEQLQDWLTKTNDQFLPGNEYMKKWNYYWDRNDSIQIQ
- a CDS encoding SPOR domain-containing protein encodes the protein MNLGPFLYELLLDNETVIIPGFGAFISNYKPAEIDKETGKIVPPSKEITFNQNVRNNDGLLVGYVSKKQSVSHFDALRIIEKERENIIYQLDKGEKIVLEEIGYLLRNERDEIDFEAAIHENLLLDSFGLESISFEEEEEAEIVHVSEIPEIQAEEEREVESDVSEQNEIVGSNDEELTDESETEDEKTVDAVIAGEEVEEKEIESTFAEPEEPDENEFAENREEVTSQNFQGAETVAEDQKVDEIIEQEKIEEPEPEEEEELVLEDQPEEKRKKQSWLWFLLIFIPLIGAGLYLSKDKLFPDRSYKIVLQEDTAENTSELEENVPPLDTAVKDSAQEKLVDSVDSSLTESVPAEVADTGKSKFYLVGGSFKEQENVDKFMEQFDAEGYKPFLLGKRGNFFIVAIGTYSTEREAVLARDTFMEKNPDSGIWVFEDKSE
- a CDS encoding amidase, with product MKRRNFFKTAALSSSVIAVSGFAGCQPERQAKETERNFTFFDFNEITIDDLQKKMASGELTSMEICQKYLDRINEVDPVLKSIIELNPDALEIATLLDEERKNGTVRGPLHGIPIVIKDNIDTADKMQTTAGSLALEGNIAEKDAFIVKKLREAGAVLLGKTNLSEWANFRSSNSSSGWSGRGGQVRNPFCLDRSPCGSSSGTGAAVSGNLCAIGIGTETNGSIVCPSGINGIVGIKPTLGMWSRNGIIPIAHSQDTAGPMTRTVKDAATLLGALAEFDPEDAENHLGKGEIFSDYTQFLDKNGLQGARIGVATNMMGFNKDVDEIIKQVYRTLQENGTEVVEFEFENSRKTGRPSYQVLLYEFKADLNKYLQGHSNAKPKNLADLIKFNSENAAKEMPWFEQEIFEEAEKKGDLNEKEYLDALEESKRLAGKEGIDAVLKKYNLDAIIAPTNGPSWTIDWVNGDHFGGGSSSPAAISGYPNITVPAGYVHGLPIGVSFFAEAWSEPKLLKLAYAFEQATKHRKAPEFVKSLT
- the rfbB gene encoding dTDP-glucose 4,6-dehydratase, with product MKNLLVTGGAGFIGSHVVRLFVEKYPEYNIVNLDKLTYAGNLANLKDIEDKPNYEFVKGDIVDGDFILKLFEEKQFDGVIHLAAESHVDRSISNPTEFVYTNVIGTVNLLNAAKHIWKDDFSGKKFYHISTDEVYGSLSDEGMFTEETRYDPHSPYSASKASSDHFVRAYNDTFGVPAVISNCSNNYGSYQFPEKLIPLFINNIKNKKPLPVYGKGENVRDWLWVVDHARAIDVIFHKGKIGETYNIGGFNEWKNIDLIRVMCRVMDKKLGREEGESEKLITFVKDRAGHDLRYAIDATKIKNELGWEPSLQFEEGIEKTIDWYLKNVEWMKNVTSGDYQKYYENQYSKR
- the rlmN gene encoding 23S rRNA (adenine(2503)-C(2))-methyltransferase RlmN translates to MKESLFGKTLIELQELVSSLGLPKFTGKQIADWLYKKEISSIDEMTNLSKKAREILNEKYEFGLISPTKIQASTDGTKKYLFPTIQNKFIETAMIPERDRKTVCVSSQVGCKMGCLFCFTAKQGFQGQLSAGEIVNQIKSIEEAGEVTNIVYMGMGEPFDNLKEVLKSIEILTSEWGFAMSPRRITVSTIGIIPGMLTFLEQSEAHLAVSLHTPFDNERKNLMPVQVAYPIEEVIAEIKQWDFGRQRRVSFEYIVFENLNDSPGHVKELAKLLDGLKCRINLIRFHPVPGTPLKSPSDKVMQEFKDALNQKGILTTVRASRGQDIYAACGLLSTKELVKNQ